The Brassica napus cultivar Da-Ae chromosome C7, Da-Ae, whole genome shotgun sequence genome has a segment encoding these proteins:
- the BNAC07G33240D gene encoding uncharacterized protein BNAC07G33240D, giving the protein MAALRCAVFTSPSTILPSYSSTGKRVSFKVIRCSSPVSIPLSSSKRKNYLRRKILRTLGPPKPQEIETPRIVPPNDDVFTKKEDDDVEELSSVVASSEVNGVLSKLSPKLVAKYGLCLVGVFAFQTVCAVLFLGNEKTQESSSLSLDLNGKNEARDDDVVVSLEDIEMNEKIAEIRMMAREARRSEEKSGGGGDREEDGALNPGGGVEIEKEIEARLSNIERRLNSQRKGLAGLRVEPLDESRDDEKSLMFEKKYKFKGEKPPKGNVKGFGGSNEQNGNVSDSRDGLKNAGEESKVAGPSDSKMISGAAQGSEQRRPSNQVMKSSSSENRKPNTEAGSGFSRIGQHGEVRKGGNTMRRVKEKQNKTWWLKLPYVLRILMRSSIDQEVSEGYFTMRTEPMEQNKGQVSHMIAFEDQTDATNFSYLLESVFEDLDDFSANVVPISTKDLYNEVSSGGKNVIVVKKRQLKLYAGQPFEDVETALHTLIQEQ; this is encoded by the exons ATGGCTGCTCTCCGATGCGCCGTCTTCACATCTCCGTCGACTATTCTTCCGTCGTACTCCTCCACCGGTAAAAGAGTCTCCTTCAAAGTTATCCGCTGTTCTTCTCCGGTCTCAATTCCACTCTCGTCGTCAAAAAGGAAAAACTACCTGCGACGCAAAATCCTCAGAACCCTAGGTCCTCCCAAGCCCCAGGAGATCGAAACGCCGCGAATAGTTCCTCCAAACGACGACGTTTTCACCAAGAAGGAGGATGATGATGTAGAGGAGCTTAGCTCGGTTGTTGCGTCGAGCGAGGTGAATGGTGTGTTAAGTAAGCTCTCTCCGAAGCTAGTAGCCAAGTACGGGTTGTGTTTGGTCGGAGTGTTCGCTTTTCAGACAGTTTGCGCTGTTTTGTTTCTGGGAAACGAGAAAACGCAGGAAAGTTCAAGTCTTTCGTTGGATCTAAACGGGAAAAACGAGGCAAGAGATGACGATGTGGTGGTTTCGCTAGAGGATATTGAGATGAATGAGAAGATTGCGGAGATTAGAATGATGGCACGGGAAGCACGTAGAAGCGAGGAGaagagtggtggtggtggtgatagAGAGGAGGATGGAGCGTTGAATCCTGGTGGAGGGGTTGAGATTGAGAAGGAGATAGAAGCGAGGTTGTCTAACATTGAGAGACGGTTGAATTCGCAGAGGAAAGGGTTGGCGGGGTTACGCGTGGAGCCGTTGGATGAGTCTAgagatgatgagaagagtttgatgtttgagaagaagtacaagttTAAAGGCGAGAAGCCCCCCAAGGGTAACGTCAAAGGCTTTGGTGGAAGTAATGAGCAAAATGGCAATGTTAGTGACTCACGAGATGGTTTGAAGAATGCTGGAGAAGAGTCAAAAGTGGCAGGGCCTTCAGATTCCAAGATGATTTCCG gTGCTGCTCAGGGGTCTGAGCAAAGGCGACCATCAAACCAAGTTATGAAGTCAAGCAGTTCCGAAAATCGAAAACCAAATACTGAAGCTGGTTCTGGATTTAGTAGGATTGGCCAACATGGAGAAGTCAGGAAAGGAGGAAACACGATGAGAAGAGTTAAGGAGAAACAGAATAAAACGTGGTGGCTTAAGCTTCCCTATGTGCTG AGAATTCTTATGCGGAGTAGTATCGACCAAGAAGTATCTGAGGGATACTTTACTATGAGGACCGAACCTATGGAACAAAACAAGGGCCAAGTTTCACACATGATTGCATTCGAGGATCAAACTGATGCAACAAACTTCTCTTATCTGCTCGAGTCAGTTTTTGAAGACTTGGATGATTTCAGTGCCAATGTAGTTCCCATATCAACCAAG GATCTTTATAACGAAGTAAGTTCCGGTGGCAAGAATGTGATTGTGGTGAAGAAGAGGCAGCTAAAGCTGTATGCTGGACAACCATTTGAAGATGTTGAAACAGCCCTCCATACTCTGATCCAAGAACAATGA